AAAATCCTCCTTGTAGATGATGTCGCAGACACAGGTGGAACACTTGTTGCTGTGAAGGATTATATTGAAGGGCTCTCTCCAAAGGAGCTTAGAGTGGCCGTAGTTGCATCAAAACCAATATCGATTGTAAAGCCAGATTACACTGTTTTTAACACTGACCAATGGATAATATTCCCATGGGAGAAGATGCCTGTGGAGAAGAAGAAATGAGAAGTTTTATCTCAATGGATATTACCTCAAAAGAAGTACTGGATAAGATTAAGATTTTTCAGACAAATTTAAAAAATTCAGCATGCCCCATGAAGATCGTCGAGAGGGAAAACCTTCACCTGACGTTAAAGTTTTTGGGGGAGATTGGCGAATCATCATACAAGAGAATAGTTGATTCCCTTGGACCGTCAATATCAGGGTATTCCTCTTTTGAAGTCAACTTGAAGGGGACTGGATTTTTCCCAAGCATCTCTGACCTACGGGTAATCTGGGTAGCAATGAATGCGCCCGAGATAGTGTATATACAAAAAGAGATTGATGACACTTTAGAATCAATGGGATTTAAAGAGGACAGGAAGTTTGTCCCGCACCTCACAGTTTCAAGGGTGAAAAGCTCACTAAACAAAAAGCCCCTCCTAAATGTGCTTGATGAGTACAGGGATTATGAGTTTGGAACTGATATGATTACAAAGATAAATCTCAAGAAAAGCACGCTAACACCTTATGGCCCCATATACGAAACTTTAAAAGAATTTGAGCTAAAGAGTGTATGATGTTTTCTAAGATAAAGGCAGATGTCCTAAAAGATATAGTCCCAAGTGATAAAGAGAGGAAGGAAATAGCTTCTCTTACGAATACGATAGTAAGTCACCTCACAGAAAAAATATCAAAAACCAATCTAAACGCTAGAGTTGAGGTGGTAGGCTCAATTGCAAAGGACACCTGGATATCAAGGGACAGGGACTTAGACATTTTCATTGTTTTTGACAAGTCAACTCCTTTAGAAGAGCTAAAGAAGATGGGTCTGGCCCTTGGAAAGATTGAACTTGAGGGCTTCACATCTGAAACAGCCTACGCAAATCACCCCTACACAATAAACAGATTCAAGGAGTTTAAGATTGATGTTGTGCCTTGCTATGACTCTCTTGAAATAATAACTGCTGTTGACAGAACACCACACCACACAAGGTTTGTCAAGGAGAACGTAGGAGATCTTAGAAATGATGTCAGGCTCTTAAAACAGTTCATGAAGGGTGTTGGCGTGTATTCATCTGAGCAGAAGATCCAGGGGTTTGCAGGATACCTTTGTGAGCTTCTCATAATCCATTACAAGAGCTTTGAAAACGTCTTAAAGAACGCATCTGAATGGCAGTACGGGGAATATATAGACATCAAAAATAGTGGGAAAAAAGTCAGCTTCAAGGACCCACTGGTAGTTATTGACCCTGTGGATTCAAAAAGAAATGTGGCCTCTGCACTTTCTCTTGAGAGGCTTTGCGAATTTATCCATTACTCAAGATTATTTTTAGAATCCCCTTCAATTGATTATTTCAAAAAGAAGAAAAAATTATTTGTGAAAAGATACCCAAACTCTGAAGTATACGCTGTTGTCTTTCAGGGAGAACTATTGGATGATATCATCTTCTCGCAGCTAAGGAAGAGCGCTAAATATATGTTTTCTATATTTGAAAAGAATGACTTCAAGCCCCTTTCATATGGGCTCTTTAAAAAAGGAGAGGAATCCGGCATCGTATTTGAAATTGAAAGGTATGAGCTTTCTAAAATGGTGAAACATCTGGGTCCAAAGATCTTTGACCACTCTCACTGGGAGAGTTTTGTCAAAAAGTATGAGAAAACTTTTATTGAAGAGGATAAGGTATACACTTTGAGGGAAAGAGCCCTCCCAACTCCGCATGATGTTATTCTAAGCGTCATGTCTGGAAAGGAAGGCCTTGGAAAAAACCTAAAGACGTTACCTTACCGGATAATAAAAGATGATGAGGCACTGTCTTTTTTAGCTGATAAAGAGTTTGATATCTATATCTAACTCCTGATAAAGTATTTCCTTACCTCATCAACTACTAGGATTGTGAAAGCTGTAGGGATTATTATAAGCCAGTCTTTAAATGCGAGCGGAACTGTGTGGAAGAATCCCTGTAAGAACGGTACGTATACAACAGCCACTTGGAGTACAAACGAAGCTGTGATTGCTAAAAGTAGATTCTTATTCTCAAAGAACTTTATTTTGAATATCGATTGATCAAACGACCTGCAGTTCAAGACGTTCACAAGCTGGTATGTGACAAAGAGTGTAAACGCTGCAGTCCTTGCGTAATCTATAGTTCCACCAATTTTTGTGAAAAGGATGTATGTACCAAGACCCATCACAATACCCCCTATGAACATCGAAAGGTATAGCGGGCTTGTTAGTATGGGTGAATTCTTCTTTCTCGGGGGCTTTTCCATGAGCCCTTCGTGGAACGGCTCCATTGAAAGGGTAACGGCCGGTGGCCCATCCATTATTATGTTAATCCAAAGTATCTGGACCGGTAATAGCGGCAAAGGTGCCCCAGTCATGATTGCTGTGAACATGAGTATTATAGCGCCTATGTTTGTGGAGAGCTGGAATCTTAAGAATTTTCTAATATTATCGTATATCCT
Above is a window of Methanofastidiosum sp. DNA encoding:
- the thpR gene encoding RNA 2',3'-cyclic phosphodiesterase, which codes for MGEDACGEEEMRSFISMDITSKEVLDKIKIFQTNLKNSACPMKIVERENLHLTLKFLGEIGESSYKRIVDSLGPSISGYSSFEVNLKGTGFFPSISDLRVIWVAMNAPEIVYIQKEIDDTLESMGFKEDRKFVPHLTVSRVKSSLNKKPLLNVLDEYRDYEFGTDMITKINLKKSTLTPYGPIYETLKEFELKSV
- the cca gene encoding CCA tRNA nucleotidyltransferase, with protein sequence MFSKIKADVLKDIVPSDKERKEIASLTNTIVSHLTEKISKTNLNARVEVVGSIAKDTWISRDRDLDIFIVFDKSTPLEELKKMGLALGKIELEGFTSETAYANHPYTINRFKEFKIDVVPCYDSLEIITAVDRTPHHTRFVKENVGDLRNDVRLLKQFMKGVGVYSSEQKIQGFAGYLCELLIIHYKSFENVLKNASEWQYGEYIDIKNSGKKVSFKDPLVVIDPVDSKRNVASALSLERLCEFIHYSRLFLESPSIDYFKKKKKLFVKRYPNSEVYAVVFQGELLDDIIFSQLRKSAKYMFSIFEKNDFKPLSYGLFKKGEESGIVFEIERYELSKMVKHLGPKIFDHSHWESFVKKYEKTFIEEDKVYTLRERALPTPHDVILSVMSGKEGLGKNLKTLPYRIIKDDEALSFLADKEFDIYI